In a single window of the Gossypium hirsutum isolate 1008001.06 chromosome A13, Gossypium_hirsutum_v2.1, whole genome shotgun sequence genome:
- the LOC107894594 gene encoding indole-3-acetic acid-induced protein ARG7 → MDQTSYYTRFYSIAGLLVELLVTCCIAGQRSTLPHSFNIPHLIDQHFPRKSYIFIYRGTNPSKTKKTMAIHLHRIVSVNKVPKGYFAVYVGENQKRFVIPVSFLNQLQFQKLLGLSEEEFGYSHSTRGLTIPCNEDMFLQVTFCLN, encoded by the exons atggaCCAAACAAGCTATTACACTCGTTTCTACTCCATTGCTGGTCTGCTTGTTGAGCTGCTGGTcacatgttgcattgcaggccaacgCTCAACACTTCCTCACTCATTCAACATACCCCACTTGATAGACCAACATTTCCCTCGTAAAAGTTACATCTTTATATACAG AGGCACAAATCcatcaaaaacaaagaaaactatGGCTATCCACCTCCATCGTATTGTTAGTGTTAATAAAGTTCCCAAAGGATACTTTGCAGTTTATGTTGGAGAAAATCAGAAGCGGTTTGTGATACCAGTCTCATTCTTGAATCAGCTACAGTTTCAGAAGTTGCTAGGCTTATCAGAAGAAGAGTTCGGATATAGTCATTCTACTAGGGGTCTCACAATTCCCTGCAATGAAGACATGTTTCTTCAAGTTACCTTTTGCTTGAATTGA